One window from the genome of Salvia splendens isolate huo1 chromosome 9, SspV2, whole genome shotgun sequence encodes:
- the LOC121749587 gene encoding uncharacterized protein LOC121749587 has protein sequence MAETKDLPESAAVFGKTAHQLSETGGEPPENYIWTNKTEVDAPLATDMPVIDVSLLASSTDAELNALHSALTKWGCFQIVNHGIESASLMKCAILPQNSSTFRSWRSRDTRGKETILKVTAAVRLFPEPNGLIGCIFKSLQKTVENSNFGLRIQNLSSKKKCRSSHKIELRLHN, from the exons ATGGCTGAAACAAAAGATCTTCCAGAATCAGCAGCAGTCTTTGGCAAAACAGCTCATCAACTATCTGAAACCGGCGGGGAGCCACCGGAAAACTATATCTGGACAAATAAAACAGAAGTTGACGCACCTTTGGCCACAGACATGCCAGTCATTGATGTTAGCCTGCTGGCTTCCTCCACTGATGCTGAGCTCAACGCGCTCCACTCTGCTCTCACCAAATGGGGTTGCTTCCAG ATAGTTAATCATGGCATAGAAAGCGCCTCCCTGATGAAGTGCGCCATCTTACCACAGAATTCTTCCACCTTCCGGAGCTGGAGAAGCAGAGATACACGAGGCAAGGAAACGATATTGAAGGTTACAGCAGCTGTCCGCCTGTTTCCAGAACCAAATGGTCTGATAGGTTGCATCTTCAAGTCGCTCCAGAAGACGGTAGAAAACTCAAATTTTGGCCTCAGAATCCAGAACCTTTCCAGTAAAAAAAAATGCAGGTCCTCTCATAAAATTGAGTTAAGACTACACAATTGA
- the LOC121749585 gene encoding pyrophosphate-energized vacuolar membrane proton pump-like isoform X2, translating into MGGATLLSDLGTEIVIPICALIGIAFAALQWLLVSKVKLSTAAASKNGITDPLVEEEDGVADHSVVRKCADIQAAISEGATSFLVTEYQYVGIFMIAFAILIFLFLGSVEGFSTDSQPCTYDKTKVCKPALATAVFSTISFLLGAITSVVSGFLGMKIATYANARTTLEARKGVGKAFIIAFRSGAVMGFLLAANGLLVLYIAINLFKLYYGDDWQGLFESITGYGLGGSSMALFGRVGGGIYTKAADVGADLVGKVEQNIPEDDPRNPAVIADNVGDNVGDIAGMGSDLFGSYAESSCAALVVASISSFGINHDLTAILYPLLISSIGILVCLLTTLFATDFFEVKVVKEIEPALKKQLIISTIFMTLGIAIVSWIALPSSFTIFNFGEQKVVKNWQLFLCVAVGLWAGLIIGFVTEYYTSNAYSPVQDVADSCRTGAATNVIFGLALGYKSVIIPIFAIAISIFVSFSFAAMYGIAVAALGLLSTIATGLAIDAYGPISDNAGGIAEMAGMSHSIRERTDALDAAGNTTAAIGKIAISASNTGGAWDNAKKYIEAGASEHARTLGPKGSDAHKAAVIGDTVGDPLKDTSGPSLNILIKLMAVESLVFAPFFAVHGGLLFKIF; encoded by the exons ATGGGCGGGGCTACGCTGCTCTCGGATCTCGGAACCGAGATTGTCATCCCAATCTGCGCCCTCATCGGCATAGCCTTCGCCGCCCTGCAGTGGCTGCTTGTCTCCAAGGTCAAGctctccaccgccgccgcctccaaAAATGGAATCACCGATCCGCTCGTCGAGGAAGAGGATGGCGTCGCCGATCACTCCGTCGTCCGCAAGTGCGCCGACATCCAGGCCGCCATTTCCGAAG GTGCAACATCATTTCTTGTAACGGAGTACCAGTATGTTGGTATATTCATGATTGCTTTTGCCATATTGATCTTCCTTTTCCTCGGTTCCGTGGAAGGATTCAGCACGGATAGCCAACCTTGTACATATGACAAGACCAAAGTGTGCAAGCCTGCACTCGCCACAGCAGTTTTTAGTACCATATCTTTCCTCCTCGGTGCTATTACATCTGTGGTTTCTGGctttcttggaatgaagattgcAACCTATGCAAATGCCAGAACAACTTTGGAAGCTAGGAAGGGTGTCGGAAAGGCGTTCATCATTGCCTTTAGATCTGGCGCAGTCATGGGTTTTCTCCTTGCAGCAAATGGTCTTCTTGTTTTGTACATTGCCATCAACCTTTTCAAGTTATACTACGGTGATGACTGGCAAGGCCTGTTCGAGTCAATAACTGGCTACGGGCTTGGCGGATCTTCAATGGCTCTGTTCGGTAGGGTTGGTGGAGGTATCTACACGAAAGCTGCTGATGTAGGAGCTGATCTTGTGGGGAAAGTGGAACAGAACATCCCAGAGGATGACCCGAGGAACCCTGCG GTAATTGCTGATAATGTGGGTGATAATGTTGGGGATATTGCTGGTATGGGTTCAGATCTCTTTGGTTCGTACGCAGAGTCTTCCTGTGCGGCCCTTGTTGTTGCATCCATCTCATCTTTCGGGATCAACCATGACTTGACTGCTATTCTATATCCTCTGCTAATCAGCTCTATCGGAATCCTTGTTTGCCTGCTGACCACATTGTTTGCAACTGATTTCTTTGAGGTCAAGGTTGTGAAAGAAATTGAGCCAGCACTGAAGAAGCAACTCATTATCTCAACCATATTTATGACTCTGGGAATTGCTATTGTTAGCTGGATTGCCCTACCCTCTTCCTTCACGATATTTAATTTCGGGGAACAAAAAGTAGTTAAGAACTG GCAACTGTTCCTGTGTGTGGCTGTTGGTTTGTGGGCTGGCCTCATTATCGGATTTGTTACAGAGTACTATACAAGCAATGCTTACAG CCCTGTACAAGATGTTGCTGATTCATGCCGTACTGGAGCAGCAACCAATGTCATTTTTGGACTTGCTCTAGGATACAAATCAGTTATCATTCCAATCTTTGCCATCGCAATTAGCATTTTTGTTAGTTTTAGCTTTGCCGCAATGTATGGTATTGCTGTAGCTGCCCTCGGGTTGTTGAGTACAATTGCAACTGGCTTGGCGATCGATGCATATGGACCCATCAGTGACAATGCTGGGGGTATTGCAGAGATGGCCGGCATGAGCCACAGTATCCGAGAGAGGACTGATGCCCTTGACGCTGCAGGGAACACCACAGCAGCGATCGGAAAG ATTGCAATTTCTGCATCCAACACTGGTGGTGCTTGGGACAATGCCAAGAAATACATAGAG GCTGGCGCCTCGGAGCATGCCCGGACTCTTGGTCCTAAAGGATCAGATGCACACAAGGCAGCCGTGATTGGTGACACTGTTGGTGACCCACTGAAGGACACGTCGGGGCCATCACTGAACATCTTGATCAAGCTGATGGCGGTAGAATCGCTCGTATTCGCCCCTTTCTTTGCCGTCCATGGCGGCCTGCTCTTCAAGATCTTCTGA
- the LOC121749585 gene encoding pyrophosphate-energized vacuolar membrane proton pump-like isoform X1 — translation MGGATLLSDLGTEIVIPICALIGIAFAALQWLLVSKVKLSTAAASKNGITDPLVEEEDGVADHSVVRKCADIQAAISEGATSFLVTEYQYVGIFMIAFAILIFLFLGSVEGFSTDSQPCTYDKTKVCKPALATAVFSTISFLLGAITSVVSGFLGMKIATYANARTTLEARKGVGKAFIIAFRSGAVMGFLLAANGLLVLYIAINLFKLYYGDDWQGLFESITGYGLGGSSMALFGRVGGGIYTKAADVGADLVGKVEQNIPEDDPRNPAVIADNVGDNVGDIAGMGSDLFGSYAESSCAALVVASISSFGINHDLTAILYPLLISSIGILVCLLTTLFATDFFEVKVVKEIEPALKKQLIISTIFMTLGIAIVSWIALPSSFTIFNFGEQKVVKNWQLFLCVAVGLWAGLIIGFVTEYYTSNAYSPVQDVADSCRTGAATNVIFGLALGYKSVIIPIFAIAISIFVSFSFAAMYGIAVAALGLLSTIATGLAIDAYGPISDNAGGIAEMAGMSHSIRERTDALDAAGNTTAAIGKGFAIGSAALVSLALFGAFVSRAGISTVDVLTPKVFIGLIVGAMLPYWFSAMTMKSVGSAALKMVEEVRRQFNTIPGIMEGTTKPDYATCVKISTDASLKEMIPPGALVMLTPLIVGILFGIETLSGVLAGALVSGVQIAISASNTGGAWDNAKKYIEAGASEHARTLGPKGSDAHKAAVIGDTVGDPLKDTSGPSLNILIKLMAVESLVFAPFFAVHGGLLFKIF, via the exons ATGGGCGGGGCTACGCTGCTCTCGGATCTCGGAACCGAGATTGTCATCCCAATCTGCGCCCTCATCGGCATAGCCTTCGCCGCCCTGCAGTGGCTGCTTGTCTCCAAGGTCAAGctctccaccgccgccgcctccaaAAATGGAATCACCGATCCGCTCGTCGAGGAAGAGGATGGCGTCGCCGATCACTCCGTCGTCCGCAAGTGCGCCGACATCCAGGCCGCCATTTCCGAAG GTGCAACATCATTTCTTGTAACGGAGTACCAGTATGTTGGTATATTCATGATTGCTTTTGCCATATTGATCTTCCTTTTCCTCGGTTCCGTGGAAGGATTCAGCACGGATAGCCAACCTTGTACATATGACAAGACCAAAGTGTGCAAGCCTGCACTCGCCACAGCAGTTTTTAGTACCATATCTTTCCTCCTCGGTGCTATTACATCTGTGGTTTCTGGctttcttggaatgaagattgcAACCTATGCAAATGCCAGAACAACTTTGGAAGCTAGGAAGGGTGTCGGAAAGGCGTTCATCATTGCCTTTAGATCTGGCGCAGTCATGGGTTTTCTCCTTGCAGCAAATGGTCTTCTTGTTTTGTACATTGCCATCAACCTTTTCAAGTTATACTACGGTGATGACTGGCAAGGCCTGTTCGAGTCAATAACTGGCTACGGGCTTGGCGGATCTTCAATGGCTCTGTTCGGTAGGGTTGGTGGAGGTATCTACACGAAAGCTGCTGATGTAGGAGCTGATCTTGTGGGGAAAGTGGAACAGAACATCCCAGAGGATGACCCGAGGAACCCTGCG GTAATTGCTGATAATGTGGGTGATAATGTTGGGGATATTGCTGGTATGGGTTCAGATCTCTTTGGTTCGTACGCAGAGTCTTCCTGTGCGGCCCTTGTTGTTGCATCCATCTCATCTTTCGGGATCAACCATGACTTGACTGCTATTCTATATCCTCTGCTAATCAGCTCTATCGGAATCCTTGTTTGCCTGCTGACCACATTGTTTGCAACTGATTTCTTTGAGGTCAAGGTTGTGAAAGAAATTGAGCCAGCACTGAAGAAGCAACTCATTATCTCAACCATATTTATGACTCTGGGAATTGCTATTGTTAGCTGGATTGCCCTACCCTCTTCCTTCACGATATTTAATTTCGGGGAACAAAAAGTAGTTAAGAACTG GCAACTGTTCCTGTGTGTGGCTGTTGGTTTGTGGGCTGGCCTCATTATCGGATTTGTTACAGAGTACTATACAAGCAATGCTTACAG CCCTGTACAAGATGTTGCTGATTCATGCCGTACTGGAGCAGCAACCAATGTCATTTTTGGACTTGCTCTAGGATACAAATCAGTTATCATTCCAATCTTTGCCATCGCAATTAGCATTTTTGTTAGTTTTAGCTTTGCCGCAATGTATGGTATTGCTGTAGCTGCCCTCGGGTTGTTGAGTACAATTGCAACTGGCTTGGCGATCGATGCATATGGACCCATCAGTGACAATGCTGGGGGTATTGCAGAGATGGCCGGCATGAGCCACAGTATCCGAGAGAGGACTGATGCCCTTGACGCTGCAGGGAACACCACAGCAGCGATCGGAAAG GGGTTTGCAATCGGCTCGGCTGCTCTCGTGTCCCTTGCACTCTTTGGTGCATTTGTGAGCCGTGCTGGCATTTCTACTGTAGATGTTTTAACTCCGAAAGTGTTCATAGGTCTAATCGTGGGTGCTATGCTCCCTTACTGGTTCTCGGCCATGACGATGAAGAGTGTCGGCAGTGCTGCTCTGAAGATGGTTGAGGAAGTGCGCCGGCAGTTCAACACCATCCCAGGGATCATGGAAGGCACCACAAAGCCCGACTATGCCACATGCGTCAAGATCTCCACAGATGCATCTCTCAAGGAGATGATTCCTCCTGGTGCACTCGTCATGCTCACACCCCTGATTGTGGGGATTCTGTTCGGCATTGAGACTCTTTCCGGTGTTCTTGCTGGAGCTCTCGTCTCCGGTGTTCAG ATTGCAATTTCTGCATCCAACACTGGTGGTGCTTGGGACAATGCCAAGAAATACATAGAG GCTGGCGCCTCGGAGCATGCCCGGACTCTTGGTCCTAAAGGATCAGATGCACACAAGGCAGCCGTGATTGGTGACACTGTTGGTGACCCACTGAAGGACACGTCGGGGCCATCACTGAACATCTTGATCAAGCTGATGGCGGTAGAATCGCTCGTATTCGCCCCTTTCTTTGCCGTCCATGGCGGCCTGCTCTTCAAGATCTTCTGA
- the LOC121749586 gene encoding arogenate dehydrogenase 2, chloroplastic-like codes for MASFSSIQPAAAQPPSATATSTHTSHLLSHHHHPDQLSLPSPPPPPSHRRLLRRPHCIRAIDAAQPYDYEAYLFNRFSQSSKLKIAVVGFGNFGQFLAKAFIRQGHTVFAHSRSNYHAVAQSLGAAFFTDPHDLCEQHPDVILICTSVISTESVLRSLPLQRLRRNTLFVDVLSVKEFPKNIFLQVLPHHFDVLCTHPMFGPESGKVTWQNLPFVFDKVRIGNEESRVNRVETFLDIFKKEGCTMVEMSCAEHDRYAAGSQFITHTMGRILEKLQLESTPINTKGYETLLNLVENTASDSFDLYYGLFMYNKNAMEQLERLDLAFEALKTELFGHLHEALRKQLFGKSEEGGHRRPMLAKLPKNGTPLLPPQSEAVANKNN; via the coding sequence ATGGCTTCCTTCTCTTCCATTCAACCCGCCGCCGCTCAGCCGCCGtccgccaccgccacctccaCCCATACATCTCACCTCCTGTCGCACCACCACCATCCCGACCAATTGTCGCTCccctcgccgccgccgccgccttcccACCGGCGCCTCCTCCGCCGCCCGCACTGCATCCGCGCAATCGACGCCGCGCAGCCGTACGACTACGAGGCGTACCTGTTCAACCGCTTCAGCCAGTCGAGCAAGCTGAAAATCGCCGTGGTAGGGTTCGGCAACTTCGGGCAATTCCTCGCCAAGGCCTTCATCCGGCAAGGCCACACCGTCTTCGCCCACTCCCGCTCCAATTACCACGCCGTCGCGCAGTCTCTCGGCGCCGCCTTCTTCACCGACCCGCACGACCTCTGCGAGCAGCACCCCGACGTCATCCTCATCTGCACCTCCGTCATCTCCACCGAATCCGTCCTCCGCTCCCTCCCGCTCCAGCGCCTCCGCCGCAACACGCTCTTCGTGGACGTCCTCTCCGTCAAGGAATTCCCGAAAAACATCTTCCTGCAGGTCCTCCCACACCACTTCGACGTCCTGTGCACGCACCCGATGTTCGGCCCGGAGAGCGGGAAGGTGACGTGGCAGAATCTGCCGTTCGTGTTCGACAAAGTGAGGATCGGGAACGAGGAGTCGAGAGTGAACCGCGTGGAGACGTTTCTAGACATTTTCAAAAAGGAAGGGTGCACGATGGTGGAGATGAGCTGCGCGGAGCACGATCGCTACGCCGCGGGCTCGCAGTTCATCACGCACACCATGGGGAGGATTCTCGAGAAATTGCAGCTCGAGAGCACTCCGATCAACACCAAAGGCTACGAGACGCTGTTGAATTTGGTGGAGAACACCGCCAGCGACAGTTTCGATTTATACTATGGCCTATTCATGTATAACAAGAATGCCATGGAGCAGCTGGAGAGATTGGATTTGGCGTTTGAGGCCTTGAAGACGGAGCTCTTCGGCCACTTGCACGAGGCCTTGAGGAAGCAGTTGTTTGGGAAGTCGGAGGAGGGAGGTCACCGGAGGCCGATGCTAGCCAAATTGCCCAAGAATGGGACTCCGTTGTTGCCACCTCAATCGGAGGCCGTTGCCAACAAGAACAATTAG